One window of Sphingobacteriales bacterium genomic DNA carries:
- a CDS encoding T9SS type A sorting domain-containing protein, whose amino-acid sequence MLEKFQKLFAGEEKQQNTYYNKNKQKVSVTIQDLEWTDVLTYSSVKDNLASALSGSTNLNVKEINFMPDFDEGFYFLSFNLEEADATKVVILDVAGREIHSESIDEFSGTYESRINIPANQKGTYFLKVVQGFSLLNKKLVIE is encoded by the coding sequence ATGCTTGAAAAATTCCAGAAACTTTTTGCAGGTGAAGAAAAACAACAAAACACTTACTACAACAAAAACAAACAAAAAGTCAGTGTTACCATTCAGGATTTGGAATGGACAGATGTGCTGACCTATAGTTCTGTAAAAGATAATTTAGCTTCTGCTTTGTCGGGAAGTACTAATTTGAATGTGAAAGAAATCAACTTCATGCCCGATTTTGACGAAGGTTTTTACTTTTTAAGTTTTAATCTTGAAGAGGCTGATGCCACAAAGGTAGTCATACTGGATGTTGCCGGTCGGGAAATTCACAGTGAAAGTATTGATGAATTTTCAGGCACCTATGAAAGCAGAATTAATATTCCGGCAAATCAAAAAGGCACTTACTTCTTAAAAGTTGTTCAGGGGTTCAGCCTGTTAAACAAAAAACTGGTCATTGAGTAA
- a CDS encoding RluA family pseudouridine synthase, which yields MQVKNLITTVGVIYEDNDIVVVNKPAHILSIPDRFNPDIPNIQSFLQNRLGRVWTIHRLDRETSGILCFAKNEEAHRHISLQFEKHTVRKIYHAIVEGILSEPVAEIDLPIAEIPSKRGVMHINRLHGKPSVSKYRIIEQFKNFAYVEVLLTTGRTHQIRVHFQAIGHPLAVDPVYGGKEAFYLSSVKRHYHVKKNEEEKPMIDRVTLHAFSLELIHPMNEKPVYFSAPLPKDIAAMINQLRQYNRLSD from the coding sequence ATGCAAGTCAAAAACTTAATAACAACAGTCGGAGTCATTTATGAAGACAATGATATTGTAGTGGTCAATAAACCTGCTCATATACTGAGTATTCCCGACAGATTTAATCCGGATATCCCAAACATTCAGTCGTTTTTACAAAACAGATTAGGGCGAGTTTGGACAATACATCGGTTGGACAGGGAAACAAGCGGAATTTTATGTTTTGCTAAAAACGAAGAAGCACATCGTCATATCTCCCTTCAATTCGAAAAACATACGGTCAGAAAAATTTACCATGCTATAGTCGAAGGCATTTTGTCCGAACCCGTAGCAGAAATAGATCTGCCAATTGCTGAAATTCCATCCAAACGAGGGGTAATGCATATTAACCGTCTTCACGGTAAACCTTCAGTCAGTAAATACAGAATCATTGAGCAGTTTAAAAACTTTGCTTATGTTGAAGTTCTGCTCACTACGGGGAGAACTCATCAAATCAGAGTACATTTTCAAGCAATTGGCCATCCATTGGCTGTAGATCCTGTCTATGGTGGTAAAGAGGCTTTTTATCTTTCTTCAGTTAAAAGGCATTACCATGTTAAAAAAAACGAAGAAGAGAAACCAATGATTGATCGGGTTACCCTTCATGCCTTTTCACTTGAGTTGATTCATCCCATGAATGAAAAACCGGTTTATTTTTCTGCACCTTTACCTAAGGATATCGCTGCAATGATCAATCAGCTTCGCCAATATAACCGTTTATCTGATTAG
- the rdgB gene encoding RdgB/HAM1 family non-canonical purine NTP pyrophosphatase yields the protein MKLVFATHNSHKLREVQDMIGNKVDLISLLDLEFNEDIAEPFPSLEENALIKARTIHQRFNMNCFAEDTGLEIDSLGGEPGVLSARYAGENKNSEENIRLVLSKMKGITNRSAQFRTVLALILNNKEYFFEGIIRGNISAEKSGTKGFGYDPIFVPLGYTKSFAEMTAAEKNKISHRYKAIEQLAIFLKHINNGEN from the coding sequence ATGAAACTCGTTTTCGCTACACACAATAGCCATAAACTCCGCGAAGTGCAAGACATGATTGGCAACAAAGTTGACTTGATAAGTCTCCTTGATTTAGAATTTAACGAGGATATAGCGGAACCTTTTCCGAGTTTGGAAGAAAACGCTTTGATTAAAGCCAGAACAATTCATCAACGTTTCAATATGAATTGTTTTGCAGAAGATACCGGACTTGAAATAGACAGCTTAGGCGGAGAGCCGGGCGTTTTGAGTGCCCGTTATGCAGGTGAAAATAAGAATTCGGAAGAAAATATTCGGTTGGTATTATCGAAAATGAAAGGAATAACTAATCGGTCTGCTCAGTTCAGAACAGTATTAGCATTGATTTTAAATAATAAGGAATATTTTTTCGAAGGAATAATCCGAGGCAACATTTCTGCTGAAAAAAGCGGAACAAAAGGGTTTGGTTACGATCCGATTTTTGTTCCTTTAGGATATACTAAATCTTTTGCTGAAATGACTGCCGCAGAGAAAAACAAAATTAGCCATAGATATAAAGCTATTGAGCAATTGGCCATTTTTTTAAAACATATAAACAATGGGGAAAATTGA
- a CDS encoding transglycosylase domain-containing protein, with the protein MNNKPTDYREIWENLRPKIIAALKVMVFGLSLTAILALGFYYSVLYGAFGEIPAEDDLRNIQNAVATEIYSSDNVLMGKYYLENRTIVKFIDISPYAVNALIATEDARFFRHEGVDTRSLFRVLIKSILLRDDSAGGGSTISQQLIKNLFPRKNHGFLTMPVNKTREAIIAGRLEKVYNKNDVLTLYLNTVSFGEDVFGIDAASRRFFSKSPAKLDAEQAATLIGMLKAPTSYNPRINPEKSLSRRNVVLDQMSKYNYLTKAKTEEFKKKPLGLKYNRESASDGLAPHFREQLRLELKDWCKTHLKPDGKPYNLYTDGLKVYTTIDSRMQTIAQNSVSKNMSDLQKSFQNHWKTKKPWGSNQEYIVQAKKQSARYLNLKSQGLTEAEIDKVFKTKVPMRLFEWESGKPGIVEKNLSPLDSIIYYQMFLNTGFMVMEASTGQVKAWVGSISHRDFQFDHTKAKRQVGSTFKPIVYATAIENNMPPCNYFPNELRTYEDYQNWTPQNSDEKYGGFYSMSGALTSSVNTVSVQIILETGVNEVLKIAKLAGINSQIPSMPSIALGAADISLQEMMSAYSIFPNKGYSVKPVYLNKITDRNGRILQAFTVSGEKTKVISAETAALMLEMLQEVVNDGTAQRIRNKYNINSAVGGKTGTTQNQTDGWFMGITPKYVAGAWVGGSNRLIRFNSISLGQGANTALPIWAEFFRQLYEHKDYKFLIYEDFPNLPEYLSGLLDCPPYVENLWEIPTNIEAEDNNNEFEISPNGEYILKPKQKVTPPPPGQTVNGQKPDEKTKTNNEKDNPPQKRRSFFEKMKDVFEKD; encoded by the coding sequence ATGAATAATAAACCAACAGATTACAGGGAAATTTGGGAAAATCTTCGTCCAAAAATAATAGCAGCACTGAAAGTGATGGTTTTTGGTCTAAGTTTGACTGCAATTTTAGCGCTTGGTTTTTATTATTCTGTCCTGTATGGTGCTTTTGGTGAAATTCCCGCAGAAGACGACTTAAGAAATATTCAAAACGCAGTTGCCACAGAAATTTATTCGTCTGACAATGTTTTGATGGGTAAATATTACCTTGAAAACCGCACAATCGTTAAGTTTATTGACATTTCACCTTATGCAGTGAATGCTTTGATTGCTACCGAAGATGCCCGGTTTTTCCGCCATGAGGGCGTTGATACACGAAGTTTGTTCAGGGTTTTAATTAAATCAATATTGCTTAGAGATGACAGTGCTGGGGGAGGTAGCACAATTAGTCAGCAATTGATTAAAAACTTGTTTCCCAGAAAAAATCACGGGTTTCTCACTATGCCGGTCAATAAAACCCGTGAAGCTATAATAGCAGGACGATTGGAAAAAGTATATAACAAAAACGATGTTTTAACGCTCTATCTGAACACCGTCTCTTTTGGCGAAGATGTTTTTGGAATAGACGCAGCTTCACGCAGGTTTTTCAGCAAATCGCCGGCAAAATTAGATGCTGAACAAGCGGCAACTCTGATTGGCATGTTAAAAGCCCCTACTTCCTACAATCCTCGTATAAATCCGGAGAAATCACTTTCCCGCCGAAATGTGGTACTTGACCAAATGTCTAAATACAATTACCTGACTAAAGCCAAAACTGAAGAATTCAAAAAAAAGCCTTTGGGGTTAAAGTACAACCGTGAGTCGGCAAGTGATGGTTTAGCACCCCATTTCAGAGAACAACTCCGGCTCGAGTTGAAAGACTGGTGCAAAACTCACCTTAAACCGGATGGAAAACCATACAACCTCTACACAGATGGGTTGAAAGTTTATACTACGATTGATTCAAGGATGCAGACAATTGCTCAAAATTCTGTCAGTAAAAACATGTCTGACTTACAAAAGTCCTTTCAAAATCACTGGAAAACTAAAAAACCCTGGGGGAGTAATCAGGAATATATTGTTCAGGCAAAAAAACAATCCGCGCGTTATTTAAATCTGAAATCACAGGGTCTTACGGAGGCAGAAATTGACAAGGTTTTTAAAACTAAAGTACCCATGCGACTTTTTGAATGGGAAAGTGGCAAACCTGGAATTGTCGAAAAAAATTTATCTCCTCTTGATTCCATTATCTATTATCAGATGTTTTTAAACACGGGTTTTATGGTAATGGAAGCTTCTACGGGACAAGTAAAGGCATGGGTGGGAAGCATAAGTCATCGCGATTTTCAGTTTGACCATACTAAAGCCAAACGGCAGGTAGGCTCAACTTTTAAACCAATTGTATATGCGACAGCAATTGAAAACAATATGCCCCCCTGCAATTATTTTCCCAACGAACTGAGAACTTACGAAGATTACCAAAACTGGACTCCTCAAAACTCGGATGAAAAATATGGCGGTTTTTATTCTATGTCCGGTGCTTTGACAAGTTCGGTCAATACAGTTTCTGTTCAGATTATACTGGAAACAGGTGTAAATGAAGTATTGAAAATTGCAAAATTAGCCGGTATCAACAGCCAGATACCTTCCATGCCTTCAATTGCCTTGGGTGCTGCCGATATTTCTTTGCAGGAAATGATGAGCGCATACAGTATTTTTCCCAACAAAGGCTATAGCGTTAAACCGGTTTACCTGAATAAAATTACGGATAGAAACGGAAGAATTTTACAGGCCTTTACGGTAAGTGGCGAAAAAACAAAAGTTATTTCAGCCGAAACAGCAGCACTCATGCTCGAAATGTTACAGGAGGTTGTAAATGACGGAACAGCCCAAAGAATCAGGAATAAATATAACATTAACAGTGCAGTTGGTGGGAAAACCGGAACTACTCAAAATCAAACAGACGGATGGTTTATGGGTATAACGCCCAAATATGTTGCAGGCGCCTGGGTCGGAGGTTCAAACAGGTTAATCAGGTTCAACAGTATTTCATTAGGTCAGGGTGCAAACACCGCTTTGCCTATTTGGGCAGAATTTTTCCGGCAGCTTTATGAACACAAAGATTATAAGTTCCTGATTTATGAAGACTTCCCAAATTTACCGGAATATTTATCCGGTTTGCTCGATTGCCCGCCTTATGTCGAAAATCTTTGGGAAATTCCTACAAATATTGAGGCTGAGGACAACAACAACGAATTTGAGATTTCACCCAACGGTGAATATATCTTAAAGCCCAAACAAAAAGTAACCCCTCCACCTCCAGGTCAAACAGTAAACGGTCAAAAACCTGATGAAAAGACTAAAACCAATAATGAAAAAGACAACCCTCCACAAAAAAGGCGCAGTTTTTTTGAAAAAATGAAGGATGTTTTTGAGAAGGACTAA
- a CDS encoding TerC family protein, giving the protein MEFLFTPEAIISLLTLTLMEVVLGIDNLVFLSIITGRLPNEQQPKARRLGLSLALIFRIALLLGISFIIGLTQPIFNFNQFGLDFALSWRDLILILGGLFLLYKATSEIHHKLEGEELKDEVKKFNTFGAIIVQIVLIDMVFSFDSILTAVGLAKHVEIMIIAVVISMVVMLIFVNSIAKFIEQHPTVKMLALAFLLLIGFMLLAEGFHQHVPKGYIYVSMFFSLGVELLNMRYRTKKAKPVQLRD; this is encoded by the coding sequence ATGGAATTTTTGTTTACTCCCGAAGCAATCATCAGTTTACTGACCCTCACACTTATGGAAGTTGTGTTGGGAATTGATAATCTCGTTTTCTTATCCATCATAACCGGGAGGCTTCCAAATGAACAGCAACCTAAAGCCAGAAGATTGGGACTTTCCTTAGCACTTATTTTTAGAATTGCCTTATTATTAGGCATTTCCTTTATTATCGGATTAACACAACCTATTTTTAACTTCAATCAATTTGGTCTGGATTTTGCCCTGAGCTGGAGGGATTTGATTTTAATTCTCGGTGGGTTGTTCCTTCTCTATAAAGCAACCTCTGAAATTCACCACAAATTGGAGGGTGAAGAATTAAAAGATGAAGTTAAAAAGTTCAACACATTTGGGGCAATCATCGTTCAGATTGTACTTATTGACATGGTTTTTTCGTTCGATTCAATCTTAACAGCAGTAGGTTTGGCTAAACATGTCGAAATTATGATTATTGCCGTTGTAATTTCTATGGTGGTCATGCTGATTTTTGTCAATTCAATCGCAAAATTTATTGAGCAACATCCTACGGTAAAAATGCTCGCTTTAGCCTTTTTGTTGCTCATCGGATTTATGCTTTTGGCAGAAGGTTTCCATCAACATGTTCCGAAGGGTTATATTTATGTCAGTATGTTTTTCTCCTTGGGCGTGGAACTTCTGAATATGCGTTACCGAACCAAAAAAGCTAAACCTGTTCAATTAAGAGATTAG